From Granulicella sp. WH15, the proteins below share one genomic window:
- a CDS encoding TetR/AcrR family transcriptional regulator, producing the protein MPRKITAHPADRADVLTERLLDVATKFFMEKGFEGASVTQIAREARASKESFYSRYPTKEELFRAVIRRRTDQMAAQAVAILSPALPPEEALTTFGEIFLERLLTGEITELRRILWTEWQRIPELVKMFYDLGPARGTLVLAKYLECQAAKGTLAPLDSQLAARQFTDLLAAELITRAAYGIFPEPTKREKKKKVQDSVDFFLRAYQPGKRASQQASLRSSQRASLRNG; encoded by the coding sequence ATGCCTAGAAAGATCACGGCACATCCGGCCGATAGAGCCGACGTTCTCACCGAGCGATTACTCGATGTCGCCACGAAGTTCTTCATGGAAAAGGGGTTCGAAGGAGCCAGCGTCACTCAGATCGCCCGGGAGGCTCGTGCCTCCAAGGAGTCTTTCTACAGCCGCTACCCCACCAAAGAGGAACTCTTCCGGGCAGTTATCCGCCGCAGGACGGACCAGATGGCCGCCCAGGCAGTGGCAATTCTTAGTCCGGCGCTCCCTCCTGAGGAGGCGCTCACAACATTTGGAGAGATCTTTCTGGAGCGTCTGCTGACCGGAGAGATCACCGAGCTTCGACGCATTCTCTGGACGGAGTGGCAACGCATCCCGGAGCTGGTCAAGATGTTCTATGACCTTGGCCCCGCCCGCGGGACGCTCGTGTTGGCAAAGTATCTCGAGTGCCAGGCGGCCAAAGGCACTCTCGCTCCACTCGACTCACAACTGGCCGCGCGACAGTTCACCGATCTCCTCGCGGCCGAGTTGATAACGCGCGCGGCCTATGGGATCTTTCCAGAGCCCACAAAAAGAGAAAAGAAGAAGAAGGTTCAGGATAGCGTCGACTTCTTCCTTCGCGCATATCAACCAGGCAAGCGCGCATCGCAACAGGCAAGCCTCCGCTCCTCCCAACGAGCCTCGTTACGGAATGGATAG
- a CDS encoding carboxypeptidase-like regulatory domain-containing protein, which yields MSLKHLSLFIVIGVAGAAPSCAYGQLEQAPQPQPASLVGTVMDATGGAIPRASVAVDGSEPGDHRDVSANDEASFTFSDLHPGVSYRVTVNAPGFAEWTSSPFRLRPGQLLELPDIKLVVQTVQTSVTAASAEEIALAQVKAEEKQRVFGVIPNFYVTYDKQFVPLTAKMKFELATKASTDVATIVGAALIAGINQAAGSKPDYVQGAKGYGQRFGAAYAGAASDILIGGAILPALLHQDPRYFYQGTGTTRSRVIHAVSAPFIARGDNGRPQFNFSSVGGDLASGALNNLYYPTVDRGPGIVFTGALLTTGGRIVNALAQEFIFSKVTSRGKNP from the coding sequence GTGAGCTTGAAGCACCTTAGTCTATTTATAGTCATTGGAGTTGCAGGAGCCGCACCATCTTGTGCTTATGGACAACTGGAGCAGGCTCCTCAGCCGCAGCCGGCGAGCCTAGTCGGCACAGTGATGGATGCGACCGGAGGGGCGATTCCGAGGGCATCCGTCGCGGTCGACGGATCTGAACCCGGCGATCATCGCGACGTATCCGCGAATGATGAAGCATCCTTCACTTTCTCGGATCTTCATCCCGGAGTCAGCTATCGTGTCACCGTAAATGCTCCGGGCTTTGCCGAGTGGACTTCCTCACCCTTCCGGCTGCGGCCAGGGCAGTTGCTTGAGCTTCCTGATATCAAGCTTGTGGTGCAGACCGTGCAGACATCTGTCACCGCGGCATCGGCGGAAGAGATCGCGCTGGCGCAGGTGAAGGCGGAAGAAAAGCAGCGCGTCTTCGGTGTGATCCCTAACTTCTATGTGACCTACGACAAGCAGTTTGTGCCGTTGACTGCAAAGATGAAGTTCGAGCTGGCGACGAAGGCTTCGACCGATGTGGCAACCATAGTTGGCGCTGCGCTGATCGCAGGCATCAATCAGGCCGCTGGTTCAAAGCCTGATTACGTGCAAGGCGCGAAGGGCTATGGCCAACGCTTTGGGGCGGCCTATGCGGGCGCAGCCTCCGACATCCTGATCGGTGGCGCGATTTTGCCCGCGCTGCTGCATCAAGATCCGAGATACTTCTACCAGGGAACGGGTACGACCAGGTCTCGAGTCATCCATGCGGTCTCAGCGCCGTTCATCGCGCGTGGAGATAATGGGCGGCCACAGTTTAACTTCTCGAGCGTTGGCGGGGATCTCGCGTCAGGCGCGCTTAACAATCTGTACTATCCCACGGTAGACCGTGGCCCCGGCATTGTCTTTACGGGCGCTCTTCTGACGACCGGGGGGCGCATTGTGAATGCGCTGGCGCAGGAGTTCATCTTTTCGAAAGTGACTAGCAGGGGAAAGAATCCCTGA
- a CDS encoding NAD(P)/FAD-dependent oxidoreductase — protein MRGRSAEKEAATESAGPGGYAEVLIVGAGPAGLACAIAAARQGLQVEVVDGMSPPIDKACGEGLMPDALESLAALGFDLDKFIDPSQCASMKGIRFLSGDIAAQASFPAEAGRGIRRTVLHAALLECAVQLGVGFSWSTSVQGIEPGPDGVVVCTNRQSFRCRYLVGADGLRSQIAKWSGLAEGARITSHRFCMRQHYCVAPWSDFVEVYWSDWGQAYVTPISATEVCVAFTADRKLASPEVALRGFPLLEERLGGAERKGTPRGAVTVIRTLRSVATGSIALVGDASGAVDTVTGEGMALSFRYAAALVSAIRAGDLARYHQAHRRIQRLPTLMSRVLLLLGNSPRLRAIVFRILEKCPWIFAGLLRVHVGA, from the coding sequence GTGAGAGGTCGTAGCGCAGAGAAAGAGGCAGCGACGGAATCCGCAGGGCCTGGTGGCTATGCGGAGGTTCTGATCGTGGGTGCGGGTCCTGCCGGTCTGGCCTGTGCGATTGCTGCCGCGCGACAGGGCTTGCAGGTCGAGGTGGTCGATGGCATGTCTCCGCCCATTGACAAGGCGTGCGGCGAAGGTCTGATGCCGGATGCGCTGGAATCCCTTGCAGCACTTGGGTTCGACTTGGACAAATTTATTGATCCATCACAGTGCGCCTCGATGAAGGGGATTCGTTTCCTCAGCGGCGATATCGCGGCGCAGGCCTCGTTTCCGGCAGAGGCTGGGCGAGGGATACGGCGCACTGTCCTTCATGCTGCTCTGCTTGAGTGTGCAGTGCAGTTGGGAGTTGGTTTCAGTTGGTCGACATCCGTTCAGGGGATCGAGCCTGGACCCGATGGGGTTGTGGTTTGCACCAATCGCCAGAGCTTTCGTTGCCGTTATCTGGTTGGTGCGGACGGGCTGCGATCGCAGATTGCCAAGTGGTCGGGCCTGGCCGAAGGAGCGCGCATTACATCGCATCGCTTCTGCATGAGGCAGCACTACTGCGTGGCTCCCTGGAGTGATTTTGTGGAAGTGTATTGGAGTGATTGGGGGCAGGCCTATGTGACTCCGATCTCCGCGACGGAGGTATGTGTGGCTTTCACCGCGGACCGGAAGCTGGCGAGTCCGGAGGTGGCCCTGCGGGGATTTCCGCTGCTGGAGGAGCGTCTCGGTGGTGCAGAGCGGAAGGGCACTCCGCGGGGAGCTGTCACCGTTATTCGTACCCTACGGAGCGTGGCCACAGGGAGCATCGCTCTTGTCGGCGACGCTTCGGGAGCTGTCGATACGGTGACAGGTGAGGGTATGGCATTGAGCTTTCGTTATGCTGCGGCCCTCGTCTCGGCGATTCGTGCTGGCGACCTTGCTCGCTATCACCAAGCCCATCGCCGCATTCAACGCCTGCCTACTTTGATGTCCCGTGTTCTTCTGCTGCTGGGGAACTCGCCGCGTCTGCGTGCCATTGTGTTTCGGATCTTGGAGAAGTGTCCCTGGATCTTTGCCGGACTGCTGCGAGTCCATGTAGGGGCTTGA